One genomic segment of Phycisphaerales bacterium AB-hyl4 includes these proteins:
- a CDS encoding NAD-dependent epimerase/dehydratase family protein, whose protein sequence is MHLLITGATGFLGQHVVQTALARGHHVRALIRPAASFHHPSNTNLTLARHDLRNPQGLVDHLENIDAVLHLAAAKVGSYYTQMASTVVATENLLAAMHAADVDRLVLISSFTVYDYLAIPSRSGRGVLDENSPLESEPARRDDYCRTKLWQERLVREAVDTHNLRATILRPGVVYAEPEHLWTDRLGVRVGRTWFAIGSRARLPLTHADHCAHAIVRAAERDAAVGQTINLVDDNPPTQRRYRRALRPRMQPRIIPINWTLMRAFAWSLDMLDRRLFQGELRLPAIVRRRALHARCRPLQYPNRRARDLLDWHAPARWQTATAPTLTQQPPEAHDVPPWASPLTPKTETTND, encoded by the coding sequence ATGCACCTACTCATCACCGGCGCAACCGGCTTCCTCGGCCAACACGTTGTCCAAACCGCGCTCGCCCGCGGCCACCACGTCCGCGCGCTCATCCGACCCGCCGCTTCCTTCCACCACCCATCCAACACGAACCTCACCCTCGCCCGCCACGATCTCCGCAACCCGCAAGGCCTCGTCGACCATCTCGAAAACATCGACGCCGTGCTCCACCTCGCCGCCGCCAAAGTCGGCAGCTACTACACGCAAATGGCCTCCACCGTCGTCGCCACCGAAAACCTGCTCGCCGCCATGCACGCTGCCGACGTCGATCGACTCGTGCTCATCAGCAGCTTCACCGTCTACGACTACCTCGCCATCCCCAGCCGCAGCGGCAGGGGGGTGCTCGATGAAAACAGCCCACTCGAAAGCGAACCCGCCCGCCGCGACGACTACTGCCGCACCAAGCTCTGGCAGGAACGCCTCGTCCGCGAAGCCGTCGACACCCACAACCTTCGCGCCACCATCCTCCGCCCCGGCGTCGTCTACGCCGAGCCCGAACACCTGTGGACCGACCGCCTCGGCGTCCGCGTCGGCCGTACCTGGTTCGCCATCGGCTCCCGCGCACGCCTCCCGCTCACCCACGCCGACCACTGCGCCCACGCCATCGTCCGCGCCGCCGAGCGTGACGCCGCCGTCGGTCAGACCATCAACCTCGTCGACGACAACCCGCCCACCCAGCGCCGCTACCGCCGCGCCCTTCGCCCCCGCATGCAGCCGCGCATCATCCCCATCAACTGGACGCTCATGCGCGCTTTCGCCTGGTCGCTCGACATGCTCGACCGCCGCCTGTTCCAAGGCGAACTCCGCCTGCCCGCCATCGTCCGCCGCCGCGCGCTCCACGCCCGCTGTCGACCGTTGCAATACCCCAACCGCCGCGCCCGCGATCTGCTCGACTGGCACGCCCCCGCCCGCTGGCAAACCGCCACCGCCCCAACCCTCACCCAACAACCCCCCGAAGCCCACGATGTCCCACCGTGGGCCTCCCCCCTCACCCCCAAAACCGAAACCACCAACGACTAA
- a CDS encoding glycosyltransferase family 4 protein, protein MPLAYLTGEYPRATDTFVQREIAHLRALGRTVHTFAARRPDPHEIVGPEQQAERDNTTYLVPPQPIHLITSHFTMLARAPRRYLATLRLAWRTAPPGLRDTVYQLLYFAEAATLARHLQQRKIQHLHNHFANSSCTVAMLAAALADIPFSFTMHGPAIFFEPRRWRIDEKIRRARFVACISHFCRSQAMIFAPPDTWPRLHIVHCGVDPQQFTPVRHTAPGRRLLFVGRLAAVKGIPVLFHAMQAIVRRCPDAQLTLAGDGRERPQLEQHARDLGLTAHVRFVGYQSQANVRDLLHHTDVFVLPSFAEGVPVVLMEAMATAVPVVATRIAGVAELVVDNTVGYLVNPGCPDTLADRVVDLLTDPDKRQRMGDAGRAIVQRDFNIGTEATRLHHLFNNATADVTTTKSKPTVSHRGPAPAPQ, encoded by the coding sequence ATGCCACTCGCATACCTCACAGGCGAATACCCCCGTGCCACCGACACCTTCGTCCAGCGCGAAATCGCCCACCTGCGCGCCCTTGGCCGAACCGTCCACACCTTCGCCGCACGTCGGCCCGACCCCCACGAAATCGTCGGCCCCGAGCAGCAGGCCGAGCGCGACAACACCACCTACCTCGTCCCGCCACAACCGATCCACCTCATCACCTCCCACTTCACCATGCTCGCCCGCGCCCCGCGCCGCTACCTCGCCACCCTCCGCCTCGCCTGGCGCACCGCACCGCCCGGCCTGCGCGACACCGTCTATCAACTGCTCTACTTCGCCGAAGCCGCCACCCTCGCCCGTCATCTCCAGCAACGAAAGATTCAGCATCTCCACAATCACTTCGCCAACTCAAGTTGCACCGTGGCCATGCTCGCCGCCGCCCTCGCCGACATTCCCTTCAGCTTCACCATGCACGGCCCGGCGATCTTCTTCGAACCGCGCCGCTGGCGCATCGACGAAAAAATCCGGCGCGCTCGCTTCGTCGCCTGCATCAGCCACTTCTGCCGAAGCCAGGCCATGATCTTCGCCCCCCCCGACACCTGGCCCCGACTGCACATCGTGCACTGCGGCGTCGACCCGCAACAGTTCACACCTGTTCGCCACACCGCCCCCGGCCGCCGTCTGCTCTTCGTCGGCCGACTCGCCGCCGTCAAAGGCATCCCCGTGCTCTTCCACGCCATGCAAGCCATCGTCCGCCGCTGCCCCGACGCACAACTCACCCTCGCAGGCGACGGCCGCGAACGCCCCCAACTCGAACAACACGCCCGCGACCTCGGCCTCACCGCCCACGTGCGCTTCGTCGGCTACCAGTCGCAAGCCAACGTCCGCGACCTCTTGCATCACACCGACGTCTTCGTCCTCCCCAGCTTCGCCGAGGGCGTCCCAGTCGTGCTCATGGAAGCCATGGCCACCGCAGTCCCCGTCGTCGCCACACGCATCGCCGGCGTCGCCGAGCTTGTCGTCGACAACACCGTCGGCTACCTCGTCAACCCCGGCTGCCCCGACACCCTCGCCGACCGCGTCGTCGATCTGCTCACCGATCCCGACAAACGTCAACGCATGGGCGACGCCGGCCGTGCAATCGTCCAGCGCGATTTCAACATCGGCACCGAAGCCACCCGCCTCCACCATCTGTTCAACAACGCCACAGCCGACGTCACCACAACTAAATCGAAGCCCACGGTGTCCCACCGTGGGCCCGCCCCCGCACCACAATGA
- a CDS encoding glycosyltransferase family 2 protein translates to MTPSTHHYCLITPCRDESAYARRTLESVTRQSIPPALWVIVDDGSTDATPDILADYASRFDYIRILRRDGSTQRRVGPGVVDAFYAGLDTINLDRFPFLCKLDLDLDLPPRYFEILIDRMYANPRLGTCSGKPYFPAPTNRDKSFAGPLISEACGDEMSVGMTKFYRTTCFKQINGFVRSVMWDGIDCHRCRMLGWIARSWDEPDLRFIHLRPMGASHRGILTGRARHGQGQYFMGTDPLYMLASATYRMTRRPYILGGAAMLVGYTHAMLTRHPRYDDPTFRRFLRNYQRQCLIKGKQTATQTLTPPPQ, encoded by the coding sequence ATGACCCCATCGACTCATCACTACTGCCTCATCACCCCATGCCGCGACGAGTCGGCCTACGCCCGCCGTACGCTCGAAAGCGTCACCCGGCAATCCATCCCCCCAGCCCTCTGGGTCATCGTCGACGACGGTTCCACCGACGCCACCCCCGACATCCTCGCCGACTATGCCAGCCGCTTCGACTACATCCGCATCCTCCGACGCGACGGCTCCACTCAGCGCCGCGTCGGCCCCGGCGTCGTCGACGCCTTCTACGCAGGCCTCGACACCATCAACCTCGACCGCTTCCCCTTCCTCTGCAAGCTCGACCTCGACCTCGACCTCCCGCCACGCTACTTCGAAATCCTCATCGATCGCATGTACGCCAACCCGCGCCTCGGCACGTGCAGCGGCAAGCCCTACTTCCCCGCGCCCACCAACCGCGACAAGTCCTTCGCAGGTCCGCTCATCAGCGAAGCCTGCGGCGACGAAATGTCCGTCGGCATGACCAAGTTCTACCGCACAACCTGCTTCAAGCAGATCAACGGCTTCGTCCGCAGCGTCATGTGGGACGGCATCGACTGTCACCGCTGCCGCATGCTCGGCTGGATCGCTCGCTCGTGGGACGAACCCGACCTCCGCTTCATCCACCTCCGCCCCATGGGCGCCAGCCACCGCGGCATCCTCACCGGTCGAGCACGCCACGGCCAAGGCCAATACTTCATGGGCACCGACCCGCTCTACATGCTCGCCTCCGCCACCTATCGCATGACCCGCCGTCCCTACATCCTCGGCGGCGCAGCCATGCTCGTCGGCTACACCCACGCCATGCTCACCCGCCACCCGCGATACGACGACCCAACCTTCCGTCGCTTCCTCCGCAACTACCAACGCCAATGCCTCATCAAAGGCAAACAAACCGCCACCCAAACCCTCACCCCGCCACCCCAATAA
- a CDS encoding glycosyltransferase family 2 protein, producing MIRPHTDLHRFDDRSDHRFHTAVHDGTSTPPDPAHHGQPVVVSIVIPLLDEAPNVEPLYLELKAMMDAQSIGYEVIFVDDGSRDATATRLRDIAGGDPRITILELTKRFGQSSAMAAGFARARGSVIVPMDGDCQNDPADIPRLVAKLDERPGWDIVSGWRKTRQDKLLSRRLPSIIANRLIRKLTWTPEVHDFGCSLKAYRRDVLEDVRLYGEMHRFLPAICRWRGARIAELVVNHRPRTAGTSKYGLKRTVKVLLDLLTIKFLGDYLTKPIYFFGKVAVVCMLITILATSLAVMQKFGHLTEHGEPVMLNSNVFLLFAMVMTLMAVLFVMMGVLSELLVRIYHESHGLTPFKVRRITHGAPPTTTPPSDP from the coding sequence ATGATCCGACCCCACACCGACCTGCACCGTTTCGACGATCGCAGCGATCATCGCTTCCACACCGCCGTGCACGACGGTACGTCGACTCCCCCCGACCCCGCCCACCACGGCCAACCCGTCGTCGTTTCCATCGTCATCCCGCTGCTCGACGAAGCGCCCAACGTCGAGCCGCTCTACCTCGAACTCAAAGCCATGATGGACGCTCAATCCATCGGCTATGAAGTCATCTTCGTCGACGACGGCAGCCGTGACGCCACCGCCACCCGCCTCCGCGATATCGCCGGCGGCGACCCGCGCATCACCATCCTCGAACTCACCAAACGCTTCGGGCAAAGCTCCGCCATGGCCGCCGGCTTCGCACGCGCTCGCGGCAGCGTCATCGTCCCCATGGACGGCGACTGCCAGAACGACCCCGCTGACATCCCGCGCCTCGTCGCCAAGCTCGACGAACGCCCCGGCTGGGACATCGTCTCCGGATGGCGAAAAACACGGCAAGACAAACTCCTCAGCCGTCGCCTGCCCTCCATCATCGCGAACCGGCTCATCCGAAAACTCACCTGGACGCCAGAGGTTCACGACTTCGGCTGCTCACTCAAAGCCTATCGACGCGACGTCCTGGAAGACGTTCGACTCTACGGCGAAATGCACCGCTTCCTCCCCGCCATCTGCCGGTGGCGCGGCGCACGCATCGCAGAGCTCGTCGTCAACCACCGCCCACGAACCGCGGGCACAAGCAAGTACGGCCTCAAACGCACTGTCAAAGTCCTGCTCGACCTGCTCACCATCAAATTCCTCGGCGACTACCTCACCAAACCCATCTACTTCTTCGGCAAGGTCGCCGTCGTCTGCATGCTCATCACCATCCTCGCCACCTCACTCGCCGTCATGCAGAAGTTCGGCCACCTCACCGAACACGGCGAACCCGTCATGCTCAACAGCAACGTCTTCCTCCTCTTCGCCATGGTCATGACACTCATGGCCGTCCTCTTCGTCATGATGGGCGTCCTCTCCGAACTGCTTGTCCGCATCTACCACGAATCGCACGGCCTCACCCCCTTCAAAGTCCGCCGCATCACCCATGGCGCCCCCCCAACCACCACACCCCCATCCGATCCATAA
- a CDS encoding metal-dependent hydrolase translates to MPSPIAHVGLAFFARPFLARHPAAHALSRPRRWAFYALISFALIAPDLDFALAFIFTHPLHDHGTYMHSLFAAILFAPLFAFIAYPLLQRSIPRLTLALVGFAAYSSHLLLDLFTPGRGIMLAWPVTTERFASPVPLFFGAHHSQLWAFHLHLITLLTELIFVALVGLTAHYLSPRPHQPPKQRPTSQRNSEFPSLPSTRNQKPKTRNP, encoded by the coding sequence ATGCCTTCCCCCATCGCCCACGTCGGCCTCGCCTTCTTCGCGCGCCCCTTCCTCGCGCGACACCCCGCCGCCCACGCGCTCTCGCGCCCGCGACGATGGGCCTTCTACGCGCTCATCAGCTTCGCCCTCATCGCTCCCGACCTCGACTTCGCCCTCGCCTTCATCTTCACCCACCCGCTGCACGACCACGGCACGTACATGCACAGCCTCTTCGCCGCCATCCTCTTCGCACCGCTGTTCGCCTTCATCGCATACCCGCTGCTTCAACGCTCCATCCCCCGCCTCACCCTCGCCCTCGTCGGCTTCGCGGCTTACAGCTCACACCTGCTCCTCGACCTGTTCACCCCCGGCCGAGGCATCATGCTCGCCTGGCCCGTCACCACCGAACGTTTCGCCAGCCCCGTCCCTCTTTTCTTCGGCGCCCACCACTCTCAACTCTGGGCCTTCCACCTTCACCTGATCACGTTGCTCACCGAGTTGATCTTCGTCGCCCTGGTCGGCCTCACCGCCCACTACCTCTCCCCACGCCCTCATCAGCCTCCCAAACAACGACCCACATCGCAGCGCAATAGCGAATTCCCCTCCCTGCCCTCAACCAGAAACCAGAAACCAAAAACCAGAAACCCATAG
- a CDS encoding glycosyltransferase family 4 protein, with product MKALVIAPQPFFTPRGTPFSVYYRTMVMAEQGVHIDLLTYGQGQDVNLPNLRIYRIPRFNFLGQPPIGPSMLKAFYDLFMILRTITLMITRRYDFVHAHEEAVFWCRYLKPLLRFKLVYDMHSSLPQQLTNFSFTRSRLLIAIFKHLEDTALRHSDAVITICPDLATYALAQGVPPDAHFLIENSIFDPIQTTTKPTDVAQRIRGTDAQNATPPAPRIVYAGTFETYQGLDILLDAFARVRNDRPDAQLLIVGGTPQQVAAYRQHADTLGLNGACQFTGQVPKHTARELLDTADIMVSPRREGTNTPLKIYEQLASGKPLVATNIWSHTQVLNDDVCFLVDPDATAMAQGLLTALNDPVQSQQRARAARHLYETAYARSAYDRKIQNLLTHLTNKQSD from the coding sequence ATGAAAGCCCTCGTCATCGCACCCCAACCCTTTTTCACGCCACGTGGGACACCGTTCAGCGTCTACTACCGCACCATGGTCATGGCCGAGCAGGGCGTCCACATCGACCTGCTCACCTACGGCCAAGGCCAGGACGTCAACCTCCCCAACCTCCGCATTTACCGCATCCCACGCTTCAACTTCCTCGGCCAACCGCCCATCGGCCCCTCCATGCTCAAAGCCTTCTACGACTTATTCATGATCCTGCGCACCATCACATTGATGATTACTCGACGGTACGACTTCGTCCACGCACACGAAGAAGCCGTCTTCTGGTGCCGATACCTCAAGCCCCTCTTACGCTTCAAGCTCGTCTACGACATGCACTCCAGCCTCCCCCAGCAGCTGACCAACTTCAGCTTCACCCGCTCGCGCCTGCTCATCGCCATCTTCAAACACCTCGAAGACACTGCCCTCCGCCACAGCGACGCCGTCATTACCATCTGCCCCGACCTCGCCACCTATGCCCTCGCTCAGGGCGTTCCCCCCGATGCCCATTTCCTCATCGAAAACTCCATCTTCGACCCCATCCAAACCACTACAAAGCCCACGGATGTAGCGCAGCGAATCCGTGGGACCGACGCGCAAAATGCAACCCCCCCCGCCCCGCGCATCGTCTACGCCGGCACATTCGAAACCTATCAAGGCCTCGACATTCTCCTCGACGCTTTCGCCCGCGTCCGCAACGACCGCCCCGACGCCCAGCTGCTCATCGTCGGCGGCACGCCCCAGCAAGTCGCAGCCTACCGTCAGCACGCCGACACGCTCGGCCTAAACGGCGCCTGCCAATTCACCGGCCAGGTCCCCAAGCACACGGCCCGCGAACTCCTCGATACTGCCGACATCATGGTCTCCCCCCGACGCGAGGGCACGAACACGCCGCTGAAAATCTACGAACAACTCGCCAGCGGCAAGCCCCTCGTCGCCACCAACATCTGGTCCCACACCCAAGTGCTCAACGACGACGTCTGCTTCCTCGTCGATCCCGACGCCACCGCCATGGCGCAAGGCCTGCTCACCGCCCTCAACGACCCCGTCCAATCCCAGCAGCGAGCCCGCGCCGCCCGCCACCTCTACGAAACCGCCTACGCCCGCAGCGCCTACGACCGAAAAATCCAAAACCTCCTCACCCACCTCACCAACAAACAAAGCGATTGA
- the asnB gene encoding asparagine synthase (glutamine-hydrolyzing) — protein sequence MCGIAGIAPFTADVHPDMAQLHAMCHAMHHRGPDDLGVEIRDRVALGMRRLSIIDLATGQQPITNETNSVRVIFNGEIYNYPQLRQALQSQGHHFKTNSDTEVLVHLYEQHGHNLPEHLNGMFAFALHDHDRQRLLLVRDHLGIKPLYYSLDRHRLVFGSEVKVLLASNLIKRELDLDALGQLLAWEYIPAPQTLLTTVRKLEPGCLLDVDLNTGHAKQHRYWDVPIQPADRATLSSHHWADAVDCHIAQAVQRQLISDVPLGAFLSGGVDSSLVAAHMGAHAQTFSIGFNDPTYNELDWAKRVADHLNLDHDYETIAPNVVDLFDRLMPSMDDPIGDFSIFPTYLVSQHARKHVTVALTGDGGDELFGGYETYLAQAKAKQWQRIPVMLRKSILEPTIRAVPPSPQKKGLRNKAKRFVEGFEHDDTLGHARWRLFAGSATRRKLFQPDALAQLTTPPGEHIERLMQQADGADELDKALYVDIKSYLADNCLVKMDRMSMTASLEARVPLLDKDLVELAFAMPSNLKVAGGQTKALLKSVAARHVPPRCVYRPKEGFSIPIKHWLKREFRPLMEDMLAPDRIREQGIFDASTIERLKHEHLTDRANHSHLLWTLIVFHDWRQRWQV from the coding sequence ATGTGCGGTATCGCAGGCATCGCCCCCTTCACCGCCGACGTGCATCCTGACATGGCCCAACTCCACGCCATGTGTCACGCCATGCACCACCGCGGCCCCGACGACCTCGGCGTCGAAATCCGTGACCGCGTCGCGCTCGGCATGCGCCGACTCAGCATCATCGACCTCGCCACCGGCCAGCAACCCATCACCAACGAAACCAACTCCGTCCGCGTCATCTTCAACGGCGAGATCTACAACTACCCCCAACTCCGCCAAGCCCTCCAATCACAAGGCCACCACTTTAAAACCAACTCCGACACCGAAGTCCTCGTCCATCTTTACGAACAGCACGGCCACAACCTCCCCGAACACCTCAACGGTATGTTCGCCTTCGCCCTCCACGACCACGACCGCCAACGACTTCTCCTCGTCCGCGACCATCTCGGCATCAAACCCCTCTACTACAGCCTCGACCGACACCGCCTCGTCTTCGGCTCGGAAGTCAAAGTCCTGCTCGCCTCCAACCTCATCAAACGTGAACTCGACCTCGACGCCCTCGGCCAACTGCTCGCATGGGAATACATCCCCGCCCCGCAAACCCTCCTCACCACCGTCCGCAAACTCGAGCCCGGCTGTCTGCTCGATGTCGACCTCAACACCGGCCACGCCAAACAGCATCGCTACTGGGACGTCCCCATCCAGCCCGCCGACCGTGCAACACTCTCCAGTCACCACTGGGCCGACGCCGTCGACTGCCACATCGCCCAGGCCGTCCAGCGACAACTCATCAGCGACGTGCCTCTCGGCGCGTTCCTCTCCGGCGGCGTCGACAGCTCACTCGTCGCCGCACACATGGGCGCCCACGCCCAGACCTTCAGCATCGGCTTCAACGACCCGACCTACAACGAACTGGACTGGGCCAAGCGCGTCGCCGACCACCTCAACCTCGATCACGACTACGAAACCATCGCCCCCAACGTCGTCGATCTCTTCGACCGACTTATGCCCAGCATGGACGACCCCATCGGCGACTTCTCCATCTTCCCCACCTACCTCGTCTCACAACACGCCCGCAAGCACGTCACCGTCGCACTCACCGGCGACGGCGGCGACGAACTGTTCGGCGGGTACGAAACCTACCTCGCCCAGGCCAAAGCCAAGCAGTGGCAACGCATCCCCGTCATGCTCCGTAAATCCATCCTCGAACCCACCATCCGCGCCGTACCGCCCAGCCCGCAAAAAAAAGGCCTGCGCAACAAAGCCAAACGATTCGTCGAAGGATTCGAACACGATGACACCCTCGGCCACGCACGCTGGCGACTCTTTGCCGGCTCCGCCACACGACGCAAACTCTTCCAGCCCGATGCCCTTGCCCAACTCACCACGCCGCCCGGCGAACACATCGAACGTCTCATGCAACAGGCCGACGGTGCCGACGAACTCGACAAAGCCCTCTACGTCGACATCAAAAGCTACCTCGCAGACAACTGCCTGGTGAAGATGGACCGCATGTCCATGACCGCCTCCCTCGAAGCCCGCGTGCCGCTACTCGACAAGGACCTTGTCGAGCTCGCCTTTGCCATGCCCTCAAACCTGAAAGTGGCAGGGGGGCAGACCAAGGCCCTGCTCAAGTCCGTCGCCGCCCGCCACGTTCCGCCGCGCTGCGTCTATCGCCCCAAGGAAGGCTTCAGCATTCCCATCAAGCATTGGCTCAAACGCGAGTTTCGTCCGCTCATGGAAGACATGCTCGCCCCCGACCGCATCCGCGAGCAGGGCATCTTTGACGCAAGCACCATCGAACGCCTCAAGCACGAGCATCTCACCGACCGGGCCAACCACAGCCACCTGCTCTGGACCCTCATCGTCTTCCACGACTGGCGTCAACGCTGGCAAGTCTAA
- a CDS encoding FAD-dependent oxidoreductase, which produces MITHPTANITKIASTPFDLAIVGGGVYGIAVALEAARRGLRPILLERHDFAGATSWNSLRILHGGLRYLQTLDLARFRQSVNERQWFCQHFPELIRPLPCLMPLYSRGLKRPAPLHAALWLNDQLARHRNHDVQPHLHLPASRLLSADETIKWFPRVVRRGLQGGALWYDAVMVNSQRVLIEMLRWACACGATARNYVNVKQVITGVPNRHTLVAIDTRTGQPITVQARTVINCAGPAVANLLEQTLDTPPALFTPSLAFNLLLDRPAFSRAAVAVQAPAVGAPVHFVQPWRGRLLAGTVHVPWHARNNSRPHPTPAQIADFLNDLNAAIPGLDLTAIDVRRVYAGLLPAAHPADATLANRPVIHDHANDRHAAPGFVTVVGVKFTTARHVAEHALRCAWAHLGQLPDYQPRTQRPVNHPRLDLTCPEQLFRHDDAFTRYELTRIVREEAVAHLDDLLLRRTDWASDASHEHELTQRISDLLTAADCPLPRAASQ; this is translated from the coding sequence ATGATCACCCATCCAACCGCAAACATCACGAAAATAGCCAGCACCCCATTCGACCTTGCCATCGTCGGCGGCGGCGTCTACGGCATCGCTGTCGCACTCGAAGCCGCACGCCGCGGCCTCCGCCCCATCCTCCTCGAACGCCACGACTTCGCCGGCGCGACAAGCTGGAACTCCCTACGCATCCTCCATGGCGGACTCCGCTACCTCCAGACCCTCGACCTCGCGCGATTCCGCCAATCTGTGAATGAACGCCAGTGGTTCTGCCAACATTTCCCCGAACTGATCAGACCGCTGCCTTGCCTCATGCCCCTCTACAGCCGCGGCCTCAAACGGCCCGCCCCGCTTCACGCCGCGCTTTGGCTCAACGATCAACTCGCCCGCCACCGCAATCACGACGTCCAGCCGCATCTTCATCTACCGGCCAGTCGTCTGCTGTCCGCTGACGAAACGATCAAGTGGTTTCCCCGCGTGGTTCGTCGCGGGCTGCAAGGCGGCGCGCTCTGGTACGACGCCGTCATGGTCAACTCCCAACGCGTGCTCATTGAGATGCTCCGCTGGGCCTGCGCCTGCGGCGCAACCGCACGCAACTACGTCAACGTCAAGCAGGTCATCACCGGTGTGCCCAACCGCCACACCCTTGTCGCCATTGACACCCGCACCGGCCAGCCCATCACGGTCCAGGCCCGCACCGTCATCAACTGCGCCGGCCCCGCCGTCGCCAACCTGCTTGAGCAGACCCTCGACACGCCGCCCGCGTTGTTCACGCCATCGCTCGCCTTCAACCTGTTGCTTGATCGTCCAGCCTTCTCCCGCGCCGCCGTCGCTGTGCAAGCGCCCGCTGTCGGCGCGCCGGTGCACTTCGTCCAACCCTGGCGTGGCCGACTGCTCGCCGGCACGGTGCACGTGCCCTGGCATGCCCGCAACAATTCCCGCCCGCACCCCACGCCCGCGCAGATTGCCGATTTCCTCAACGACCTCAACGCCGCCATCCCCGGCCTCGACCTCACCGCCATCGACGTTCGCCGCGTCTATGCCGGCCTGCTGCCGGCCGCACACCCCGCCGACGCCACCCTCGCCAATCGTCCCGTCATCCACGACCACGCCAACGACCGCCACGCCGCGCCCGGCTTCGTCACCGTCGTCGGCGTCAAGTTCACCACCGCCCGCCACGTCGCCGAGCATGCGCTTCGCTGCGCGTGGGCACACCTTGGCCAACTGCCTGACTATCAACCCCGTACCCAACGCCCGGTGAACCACCCACGCCTCGACCTGACCTGCCCCGAGCAACTGTTCCGGCATGATGACGCGTTCACTCGATACGAGCTGACGCGTATCGTCCGCGAAGAAGCCGTGGCGCACCTGGACGACCTGCTCCTGCGGCGAACTGACTGGGCAAGCGACGCCTCACACGAACACGAGCTCACACAACGCATCAGCGACCTGCTCACCGCCGCCGACTGCCCACTCCCTCGCGCCGCCTCCCAATAA
- a CDS encoding NAD-dependent epimerase/dehydratase family protein, whose amino-acid sequence MQHNAPQPPRTALVTGATGFTGGHLARTLANRGWCVRALVRDSDRAAPLQRDGIDTIVGNLTHRDDVRRAAAGCTHIFHIAALYRSAKHPDRVYHDVNVNGTRHVLDAAREHNVARTVHCSTVGVHGDIDQLPADENAPFKPGDIYQQTKLEAELLARDAFNGNQPGSIFRPVGIYGPGDLRFLKLFRMIHTGRFRMFGQGNIHYHLTYINDLVDGIILCGTHPAALGQTYILAGPRHTTIRELADHVAHAVGRPPTKGSLPLTPLKLAATACEILCRPFNIEPPLHHRRLDFFTKSRGFSDAKARRELGYQPKVDLPEGLTRTAAWYFQHNYLKPSRPIPIKPTDERSDAGGPSSRTSTTPPSTTPSAPSTYSGPFP is encoded by the coding sequence ATGCAACACAACGCACCCCAACCCCCTCGCACCGCCCTTGTCACCGGCGCCACCGGCTTCACTGGCGGCCACCTCGCACGCACCCTCGCCAATCGTGGCTGGTGCGTCCGCGCACTCGTCCGCGACAGCGATCGCGCCGCGCCTCTCCAACGCGACGGCATCGACACCATCGTCGGCAACCTCACTCATCGTGACGACGTCCGCCGCGCCGCCGCGGGCTGCACTCACATCTTCCACATTGCCGCCCTCTATCGCTCCGCCAAGCACCCCGACCGCGTCTACCACGACGTCAACGTCAACGGCACACGCCACGTCCTCGACGCGGCTCGCGAGCACAACGTCGCCCGCACCGTTCACTGCTCAACCGTCGGCGTCCACGGCGACATCGACCAACTCCCCGCCGACGAAAACGCCCCCTTCAAGCCAGGCGACATCTACCAGCAAACCAAGCTCGAAGCCGAGCTGCTCGCACGCGACGCTTTCAACGGCAATCAGCCCGGCTCGATCTTTCGGCCCGTCGGCATCTACGGCCCCGGCGACCTGCGGTTCCTCAAACTCTTCCGCATGATCCACACCGGCCGATTCCGAATGTTCGGCCAGGGCAACATCCACTACCACCTCACCTACATCAACGACCTCGTCGACGGCATCATCCTCTGCGGCACACACCCCGCCGCCCTCGGCCAAACCTACATCCTCGCCGGCCCACGCCACACCACCATCCGCGAACTCGCCGACCACGTCGCCCACGCCGTCGGCCGACCACCCACCAAAGGCTCACTGCCCCTCACGCCTCTCAAGCTCGCCGCCACCGCCTGCGAAATCCTCTGCCGACCTTTCAACATCGAACCGCCGCTGCACCATCGCCGCCTCGACTTCTTCACCAAGTCGCGCGGCTTCAGTGACGCCAAGGCCCGGCGCGAGCTCGGCTACCAACCCAAAGTCGACCTCCCCGAAGGCCTCACCCGCACCGCCGCCTGGTACTTCCAGCACAACTACCTCAAACCCAGCCGTCCCATCCCAATCAAGCCCACGGACGAGCGCAGCGATGCCGGGGGACCATCCAGCAGAACATCAACCACGCCCCCATCAACGACACCATCCGCGCCTTCAACCTATTCCGGACCCTTCCCATGA